From Pseudomonas alcaligenes, a single genomic window includes:
- a CDS encoding TVP38/TMEM64 family protein, protein MGKTKLYAEHLDSNGLPRGTTVLSPRIAIKGLGLILSLALIGYLFHSSDLGNAINEAWIDAHIRDHGATGALLFLAMGMLFTACGMPRQIIAFLAGYAFGLLPGTLLGTFAALLGCLLTFLYARLFGRSLLRNRLGKRASRFDRFVHHHPFSMTLLIRMLPVGSNLLTNLAAGISSARMAPFLAASFLGFLPQSLVFALVGSGIAVAPVLRIGLAALLFLLSGMLGAWLYHRHRHGLSIDAQVDAALGEMEHRHPESSPGRSSVDSR, encoded by the coding sequence ATGGGGAAGACGAAACTGTATGCCGAGCATCTGGATAGCAACGGGTTGCCCAGGGGCACGACAGTGCTGAGCCCGCGCATTGCAATCAAAGGCCTGGGGCTGATCCTCAGCCTGGCGCTGATCGGCTACCTGTTCCACAGCAGTGATCTGGGCAATGCGATCAACGAAGCCTGGATTGACGCCCATATCCGCGATCACGGCGCCACCGGCGCCCTGCTATTCCTCGCCATGGGCATGCTGTTCACTGCATGTGGCATGCCGCGGCAGATCATCGCCTTCCTGGCCGGTTATGCCTTCGGCCTGTTGCCCGGCACTCTGCTCGGTACGTTCGCGGCATTGCTCGGCTGCCTCCTGACCTTTCTCTATGCCCGCCTGTTCGGCAGGAGCCTGCTGCGCAACCGGCTCGGCAAGCGCGCCTCACGCTTCGATCGCTTCGTTCACCATCACCCGTTCTCCATGACCTTGCTGATCCGCATGCTGCCGGTCGGCAGCAACCTCCTGACCAACCTTGCCGCTGGCATTTCGAGTGCTCGTATGGCCCCTTTCCTGGCAGCCAGCTTCCTCGGTTTCCTGCCTCAGTCCCTGGTATTCGCCCTGGTGGGTAGCGGCATTGCGGTCGCCCCGGTGCTGCGTATCGGCCTGGCTGCCTTGCTGTTTCTGCTCTCCGGCATGCTGGGGGCCTGGCTGTATCACCGCCATCGTCACGGCCTCAGCATCGACGCCCAGGTCGACGCCGCGCTTGGCGAAATGGAGCATCGGCACCCTGAATCCAGCCCTGGCAGGTCGTCCGTGGACTCGCGCTAG
- a CDS encoding glycosyltransferase family 39 protein gives MIGAGLGMRHPSNVDEERFLGVALEMLQSGNWLIPHRAAEIYPDKPPLFMWAIAALSKLGVTPNIALFLPALLAGVVATACLHDLGTRLWNRRVGMIAGLLFLATYQTYSIQRAGQIDGLLLLWIAIGLYGMLRHLLLGPAWAWFYVACAAMGFGIISKGVGFLPALLLVPYAYAVRRGWSGVTRMPGEARAWALGLMVALAAIATWLVPLLIKVALFGDEASRAYLHEILLKQTAKRYVNAWHHREPFWFFFTHVIPKNWLPLVLALPWLVPAWRRQLSKQDGRYLVLLGWVVLVLIFFSLSSGKRKLYIYPAIPGLVLAIAPLLPWLLRHWFASRPRARKIFIGLSLFWFAAWFARGFIEPVKDGANPRQVLMAQAAEVSRGAELVLSNWREGHWLYARQPLVHFGVVAPNQVDKAAEWLRQHPDAYAMIRAADLPRCFTPEKAKRIGDGDEEDWYLVQADADNNRCHDPAFTPQSAYRFTWKQPLD, from the coding sequence ATGATCGGCGCGGGCCTGGGCATGCGCCATCCGTCCAACGTGGACGAGGAGCGCTTCCTCGGCGTGGCACTGGAAATGCTCCAGAGCGGAAACTGGCTGATCCCACACCGCGCCGCTGAAATCTACCCGGACAAGCCGCCACTGTTTATGTGGGCAATCGCCGCCCTGAGCAAGCTTGGCGTCACACCCAACATCGCGCTGTTTCTGCCTGCGCTGCTGGCTGGCGTGGTGGCCACCGCGTGCCTGCACGACCTTGGCACCCGCCTGTGGAACCGCCGGGTGGGGATGATTGCCGGCCTGTTGTTCCTCGCGACCTACCAGACCTACAGCATCCAGCGCGCCGGGCAGATCGATGGACTCCTCCTGCTCTGGATCGCCATCGGCCTCTACGGCATGCTCCGCCATCTATTGCTGGGGCCGGCCTGGGCCTGGTTCTACGTCGCCTGCGCAGCCATGGGCTTCGGCATCATCAGCAAGGGCGTGGGCTTTCTCCCGGCGCTGCTGCTCGTGCCTTACGCCTACGCTGTCCGCCGCGGCTGGAGCGGGGTCACACGGATGCCCGGCGAGGCGCGTGCCTGGGCGCTCGGCCTGATGGTCGCGCTGGCAGCCATCGCGACCTGGCTGGTGCCGCTGCTCATCAAGGTGGCGCTGTTTGGTGACGAGGCCAGCCGGGCCTACCTCCATGAGATTCTCCTGAAGCAAACCGCCAAGCGATACGTGAATGCCTGGCACCATCGCGAGCCTTTCTGGTTCTTCTTCACCCATGTGATTCCCAAGAACTGGCTGCCCCTGGTTCTCGCCCTGCCCTGGCTAGTACCAGCCTGGCGCCGCCAGTTGAGCAAGCAGGATGGCCGCTACCTGGTGCTGCTCGGCTGGGTGGTGCTCGTGCTGATTTTCTTCAGCCTCAGCAGTGGCAAGCGCAAGCTCTATATCTATCCCGCCATTCCCGGGCTGGTTCTGGCAATCGCACCGCTGCTGCCCTGGCTGCTGCGCCACTGGTTCGCCAGCCGCCCGCGTGCGCGGAAGATCTTCATCGGCCTCAGCCTGTTCTGGTTCGCCGCTTGGTTTGCTCGTGGCTTTATCGAGCCAGTCAAGGACGGCGCCAACCCGCGCCAAGTGCTGATGGCGCAAGCGGCCGAGGTCAGCCGGGGCGCAGAGCTGGTGCTGAGCAACTGGCGCGAAGGCCACTGGCTGTATGCCCGTCAACCCTTGGTGCATTTCGGCGTGGTGGCGCCGAATCAGGTGGACAAGGCTGCCGAATGGTTGCGTCAGCACCCCGATGCCTATGCCATGATCCGCGCCGCGGATTTGCCCCGCTGCTTCACCCCGGAGAAGGCGAAGCGCATCGGTGATGGCGACGAAGAGGACTGGTATCTGGTGCAGGCCGATGCCGACAACAATCGCTGTCACGACCCAGCATTCACCCCACAATCAGCTTATCGCTTTACCTGGAAGCAGCCGCTCGACTAG
- a CDS encoding lysine N(6)-hydroxylase/L-ornithine N(5)-oxygenase family protein yields MSIETLEYDVIGLGFGPANLAIAVALDEDRRTREQGGLRYCFLEKKPAFEWHGGMLLEDSRMQISFLKDLATLRNPSSRYTFINYLHQKGRLESFINISTFTPSRLEYNDYLGWAAGHFNDRVHYGEEVIGVEPVLDGGDVTRVKVISRLADGRTRARITRNLVVSIGGEAVVPEAFRALRSDARVIHSSAYLERIQGVDAPKRLAVIGSGQSAAEIFNDLCGRYPRAEVSLVMRSQALRPADDSPFVNEIFDPSYTDLVYGQQPEVRQAFIEANAQTNYSVVNLDLIESIYHRLYLQKVSGHAPHQLLPQRRVEQVQAAEEGIRLSLNGPQGREEHLFDGVVLATGYRRDGYKRLLEGLQGFLGEADVARDYRLQCPPGFSAGIFLQGCCEASHGLSDTLLSVLAVRSQEVVDALLDSRRRRGQEMASACA; encoded by the coding sequence ATGAGCATAGAAACGCTTGAATACGATGTAATCGGCCTGGGCTTCGGCCCGGCCAACCTGGCCATTGCCGTGGCCCTCGACGAAGACCGCCGCACGCGCGAGCAGGGTGGTCTGCGCTATTGCTTCCTGGAGAAGAAACCGGCCTTCGAATGGCACGGCGGCATGCTCCTGGAAGACAGCCGCATGCAGATTTCCTTCCTCAAGGATCTGGCGACCTTGCGTAACCCGTCCAGCCGCTACACCTTCATCAACTACCTGCACCAGAAGGGCCGGCTGGAGTCGTTCATCAACATCAGTACCTTCACGCCCTCGCGCCTGGAGTACAACGACTACCTGGGCTGGGCCGCCGGCCACTTCAACGACCGTGTGCATTACGGCGAGGAAGTGATAGGCGTGGAGCCGGTGCTGGATGGCGGCGACGTCACCCGGGTCAAGGTCATCTCGCGCCTGGCCGATGGTCGTACCCGCGCCCGCATCACCCGTAACCTGGTGGTCAGCATCGGCGGCGAGGCGGTGGTGCCCGAGGCGTTCCGTGCCCTGCGCAGCGATGCTCGGGTAATCCATTCCTCGGCCTACCTGGAGCGTATCCAGGGCGTCGACGCACCTAAGCGCCTGGCCGTGATCGGCTCCGGGCAGAGCGCGGCGGAGATCTTCAACGACCTCTGCGGTCGCTATCCGCGGGCCGAGGTGTCGCTGGTGATGCGCAGCCAGGCGCTGCGCCCGGCGGACGACAGCCCCTTCGTCAACGAGATATTTGATCCGTCCTACACCGACCTGGTTTACGGCCAGCAGCCAGAGGTGCGCCAGGCCTTCATCGAGGCCAACGCGCAGACCAACTATTCGGTGGTCAACCTCGACCTGATCGAGAGCATCTACCACCGCCTGTACCTGCAGAAGGTCAGCGGTCACGCGCCACACCAGCTGCTGCCGCAGCGCCGGGTCGAGCAGGTACAGGCCGCGGAGGAGGGTATCCGCCTCAGCCTGAACGGCCCGCAAGGCCGCGAGGAGCACCTGTTCGACGGCGTGGTATTGGCCACCGGTTATCGCCGCGACGGCTACAAGCGCCTGCTCGAAGGCCTGCAAGGCTTCCTGGGCGAGGCCGACGTGGCGCGCGACTACCGCCTGCAATGCCCGCCGGGCTTCAGTGCCGGGATCTTCCTGCAGGGCTGCTGCGAAGCCAGCCACGGCCTGAGCGACACCCTGCTGTCGGTGCTGGCGGTGCGCTCCCAGGAAGTGGTGGATGCGCTGCTCGACAGCCGCCGTCGACGCGGCCAGGAAATGGCCAGCGCATGCGCCTAA
- a CDS encoding OprD family porin, with product MNLFKCSALALAVAASGQAMASEQSESKGFVADSSLNLLLRNAYFNRDYKDQTHDVETWGQGFIGTFESGFTEGTVGVGVDAYGLLGIKLDSGRGRNYGAFFDTYSDGHPVDEVSEAGAAVKLRLSNTVLRYGNQFPSMPVLAYDDSRLLPQSFTGTLVTSKEIEGLELNAGHFTTDSPMGDSSRDPNRLKSTDVLGGSYAVNDDLSVAVYHSDVEDTYKKYYGNVNYNIPLAAEQALNFDFNLYRTDYEDGAKAALDFGGDGNNDSNTLWSLAAKYSTGAHAFIIAHQRSSGDAGYAYDYGDGGSSIYVANSYYSDFNLKDEQSWQVSYELDFTTFGVPGLTYKTAYVRGSNIDAGGEQDGTEREFFNQVKYVIQEGAAKDLSFKLRNSIYRGDDDVGPDLNEVRAFIEYPLEIL from the coding sequence ATGAACCTCTTCAAGTGCAGCGCACTGGCGCTCGCCGTGGCCGCCAGCGGCCAGGCCATGGCCAGCGAGCAGTCCGAGTCCAAGGGTTTCGTCGCCGACAGCAGCCTCAACCTGCTGCTGCGCAACGCCTACTTCAACCGTGACTACAAAGACCAGACCCACGACGTCGAGACCTGGGGCCAGGGCTTCATCGGCACCTTCGAGTCCGGCTTCACCGAGGGCACCGTCGGCGTCGGTGTAGACGCCTACGGTCTGCTGGGCATCAAGCTGGACAGCGGCCGCGGCCGCAACTACGGCGCGTTCTTCGACACCTACAGCGACGGCCATCCGGTCGACGAAGTGTCCGAAGCCGGTGCCGCGGTGAAACTGCGCCTCTCCAACACCGTGCTGCGCTACGGCAACCAGTTCCCGTCCATGCCGGTTCTGGCCTATGACGACTCGCGCCTGCTGCCGCAGTCCTTTACCGGCACCCTGGTGACCAGCAAGGAAATCGAAGGCCTGGAACTGAATGCCGGTCACTTCACCACCGACAGCCCGATGGGCGACTCCTCGCGTGACCCCAATCGCCTGAAGAGCACCGACGTGCTCGGCGGCAGCTACGCGGTCAACGACGACCTGAGCGTGGCCGTCTACCACTCCGACGTGGAAGACACCTACAAGAAGTACTACGGCAATGTGAACTACAACATTCCGCTGGCAGCCGAGCAGGCGCTGAACTTCGACTTCAACCTCTACCGTACCGACTATGAAGATGGCGCCAAAGCGGCCCTGGACTTCGGCGGCGACGGCAACAACGACAGCAACACCCTGTGGAGCCTGGCGGCCAAGTACAGCACCGGTGCCCATGCCTTCATCATCGCCCATCAGCGCAGCAGCGGCGACGCCGGCTACGCCTACGACTATGGCGACGGCGGCAGCAGCATCTACGTGGCCAACTCCTACTACTCGGACTTCAACCTGAAGGACGAGCAGTCCTGGCAGGTCAGCTACGAGCTGGACTTCACCACCTTCGGCGTACCGGGTCTGACCTACAAGACCGCCTACGTGCGCGGCAGCAACATCGACGCCGGCGGCGAGCAGGACGGCACCGAGCGCGAGTTCTTCAACCAGGTCAAATACGTGATTCAGGAAGGCGCGGCCAAGGATCTGTCGTTCAAGCTGCGCAACTCGATCTACCGTGGCGACGACGATGTCGGCCCGGATCTCAACGAGGTGCGTGCCTTCATCGAGTACCCGCTGGAAATCCTCTAA
- the fhuF gene encoding siderophore-iron reductase FhuF, whose protein sequence is MIPPIAGLFQGPFAHYRDVLTLTDDPRPALPAREFVSAERLEQQLLRFGPEHAEGDRRALLSLWSKYYFLRLIPPVLAASLILNWRLPLAFDEIQVVVGADGLPEAFKLPHAGERWNNPPGDGFERFAELLDDNLAPFIQALIGYRKMASRVLWSNAGNYFEWFMATLSGMPFPPAMLAPGKQILEAPKRPDGLRNHLFQPVRYVDQGEQCQPWRQRRLCCIRNELGMSMCENCPHLDAPPDETAAA, encoded by the coding sequence GTGATACCGCCCATCGCCGGGCTGTTCCAGGGGCCGTTCGCGCATTACCGCGATGTTCTGACCCTGACCGACGACCCGCGCCCGGCCTTGCCGGCGCGCGAGTTCGTCAGCGCCGAACGGCTGGAGCAGCAGCTGCTGCGCTTCGGCCCTGAACATGCCGAGGGTGATCGGCGGGCGCTGCTGTCCTTGTGGTCGAAGTACTACTTCCTGCGCCTGATCCCTCCGGTGCTGGCGGCCAGCCTGATTCTCAACTGGCGCTTGCCGCTGGCGTTCGACGAAATCCAGGTGGTGGTTGGTGCCGATGGCCTGCCCGAGGCCTTCAAGCTGCCGCATGCCGGCGAGCGCTGGAACAACCCGCCAGGCGATGGCTTCGAGCGTTTTGCCGAACTGCTGGACGACAACCTGGCCCCCTTCATCCAGGCCCTGATCGGCTACCGCAAGATGGCCAGCCGGGTACTGTGGAGCAATGCCGGCAACTACTTCGAATGGTTCATGGCGACCCTCTCCGGCATGCCGTTTCCGCCTGCCATGCTGGCTCCCGGCAAACAGATACTGGAGGCGCCGAAGCGTCCGGATGGTCTGCGCAATCATCTGTTCCAGCCGGTGCGCTACGTCGACCAGGGCGAGCAGTGTCAGCCCTGGCGGCAGCGGCGCCTGTGCTGCATCCGCAACGAACTGGGCATGAGCATGTGCGAGAACTGCCCGCACCTGGACGCGCCACCGGACGAAACGGCGGCGGCCTGA
- a CDS encoding glycosyltransferase family 2 protein, which produces MLTKPYLSVLIPAKNEAENLPTLLEEIRRALAGESFEVIVVDDGSTDDSASRLLAMKNAGYSQLRILSHERSLGQSTSIYHAAQAAAGTWLATLDGDGQNDPADIPGMLTIVRAVDAHSNLKLIAGHRVNRRDTASKRWASRFANRLRSRLLKDNTPDTGCGLKLIEREAFLRLPYFDHMHRFIPALIQRHQGSMLVHPVNHRPRGAGVSNYGNLDRALVGILDLVGVWWLIRRTRLDASACELES; this is translated from the coding sequence ATGTTGACCAAGCCCTACCTCTCGGTTCTGATCCCGGCCAAGAACGAAGCTGAAAACCTGCCCACGCTGCTGGAGGAGATCCGCCGCGCACTGGCCGGTGAGTCTTTCGAAGTGATAGTGGTCGACGACGGCAGCACGGACGATAGCGCCTCGCGCCTGCTGGCCATGAAAAACGCTGGTTACTCGCAGCTGCGCATTCTCAGCCATGAGCGCTCGTTGGGTCAGAGCACCTCGATCTACCATGCCGCGCAGGCTGCTGCAGGCACCTGGCTGGCGACCCTGGATGGCGACGGACAGAACGACCCGGCGGACATTCCCGGCATGCTGACCATAGTCCGGGCCGTGGATGCGCACAGCAATCTCAAGCTGATTGCCGGCCACCGGGTCAACCGCCGCGATACCGCCAGCAAGCGCTGGGCCTCGCGCTTCGCCAACCGCCTGCGCAGCCGCCTGCTCAAGGACAACACCCCGGATACCGGCTGCGGCCTCAAGCTGATCGAGCGCGAGGCCTTCCTTCGCCTCCCCTATTTCGATCACATGCACCGCTTCATCCCTGCACTAATCCAGCGCCACCAGGGCAGCATGCTGGTGCACCCAGTGAATCACCGGCCGCGGGGTGCAGGCGTTTCCAACTATGGCAACCTCGACCGCGCGCTGGTGGGCATCCTCGACCTGGTTGGCGTCTGGTGGCTGATCCGGCGCACTCGACTCGACGCCAGTGCTTGTGAGCTGGAAAGTTGA
- a CDS encoding MFS transporter yields the protein MTSIWKSFRSLYFATLLMLIGSGLLSTYLGLRLAADKVDTLWIGALMAANYLGLVLGGKVGHRLIARVGHMRAFVSSAGVVSAAVLCHGLIDWLPAWLLLRGLVGLGMMCMYMVIESWLNEQAQASQRGRVFSGYMIACYLGLMLGQLTLVLHPALGPELLMLVALCFALCLVPVAMTRRSHPAPMQPVALEPMFFIRRVPQSLTTILVSGLAIGSFYGLAPLHASRLGLSTLQVGLFMASCILAGLLVQWPLGWLSDRYDRGALIRNCAVLLTLASLPLALLPDLPLMLLFPLGFVLCLLQFSLYPLAVAFSNDYIEAEHRVSLTAMLLVTFGIGASLGPLTAGVLMRELGPNMLYAFVSFCAFVLIFRVHPDTIKQQMQPVENAPLQHVAMPDNMTSSPLSAALDPRVDTQTVHAQMQRPQPGSESGEPPAS from the coding sequence ATGACCAGCATTTGGAAGTCCTTTCGCTCGCTGTACTTCGCCACCCTGTTGATGCTGATCGGCTCCGGCCTGCTGAGTACCTACCTGGGGCTGCGCCTGGCGGCGGACAAGGTCGACACCCTGTGGATCGGCGCCCTGATGGCCGCCAACTACCTGGGCCTGGTGCTGGGCGGCAAGGTCGGCCACCGGCTGATCGCCAGGGTAGGGCACATGCGCGCCTTCGTATCCAGCGCCGGGGTGGTCAGCGCCGCGGTGCTCTGCCACGGCCTGATCGACTGGCTGCCGGCCTGGCTGCTGCTGCGCGGTCTGGTGGGCCTGGGCATGATGTGCATGTACATGGTGATCGAGAGCTGGCTGAACGAGCAGGCCCAGGCCAGCCAGCGCGGCCGGGTGTTCTCCGGCTACATGATTGCCTGCTACCTGGGCCTGATGCTCGGCCAGCTCACCCTGGTGCTGCACCCGGCCCTCGGCCCGGAACTGCTGATGCTGGTGGCGCTGTGCTTCGCCCTGTGCCTGGTACCGGTGGCCATGACCCGGCGCAGCCATCCGGCGCCGATGCAGCCGGTGGCGCTGGAGCCGATGTTCTTCATCCGCCGGGTGCCGCAATCGCTGACCACCATCCTGGTCTCGGGCCTGGCCATCGGCTCGTTCTACGGCCTGGCGCCGCTGCATGCCTCGCGCCTGGGCCTGAGTACCCTGCAGGTCGGCCTGTTCATGGCCAGCTGCATCCTCGCCGGGCTACTGGTGCAATGGCCGCTGGGCTGGCTGTCGGATCGCTACGACCGCGGCGCGCTGATCCGCAACTGCGCGGTGCTGCTGACCCTGGCGAGCCTGCCGCTGGCATTGCTGCCCGACCTGCCGCTGATGCTGCTGTTCCCCCTGGGCTTTGTCCTCTGCCTGCTGCAGTTCAGCCTCTATCCTCTGGCCGTGGCCTTTTCCAACGACTACATCGAAGCCGAGCACCGCGTCTCGCTGACCGCCATGCTGCTGGTCACCTTCGGCATCGGTGCCAGCCTGGGGCCGCTGACTGCCGGGGTGCTGATGCGCGAACTGGGGCCGAACATGCTGTATGCCTTCGTCAGCTTCTGCGCCTTCGTGCTGATCTTTCGCGTGCACCCGGACACCATCAAGCAGCAGATGCAGCCGGTCGAGAACGCGCCTCTGCAACACGTGGCCATGCCCGACAACATGACCAGTTCGCCGCTCTCGGCAGCGCTGGATCCGCGGGTCGATACCCAGACCGTGCATGCGCAGATGCAGAGGCCGCAGCCTGGCAGCGAATCCGGTGAACCACCGGCGTCGTGA
- a CDS encoding NAD-dependent epimerase, whose product MKFLVTGAAGFIGFHIAQRLCSEGHQVLGIDNLNDYYSVELKLARLETLQREMPSFEFLRLDITHREGLQAMFRQHQFERVIHLAAQAGVRYSLDNPHVYADSNLTGFVNVLEGCRQTGVQHLLYASSSSVYGNNAKVPFAIEDVVEQPISLYAATKRANELMAYTYAHLYRLPTTGLRFFTVYGPWGRPDMAPFKFTKAILEGQPIDIYNQGDMSRDFTYIDDVVEGIMRIQDCPPPYADESEQARQGAPARLFNIGLGSPVRLLDFVGCIESATGIEAIKQMKPMQPGDVSQTWADVSALAVRTGFRPATPLPEGVARFVAWYRSFYGA is encoded by the coding sequence ATGAAGTTCCTGGTCACCGGGGCCGCCGGCTTCATTGGCTTCCACATCGCACAACGCTTGTGCAGCGAAGGGCATCAGGTTCTCGGCATCGACAACCTCAACGATTACTACAGCGTTGAGCTCAAGCTCGCCCGCCTGGAGACGCTGCAGCGGGAAATGCCCAGTTTTGAGTTCCTCCGCCTGGACATCACCCACCGGGAAGGTCTGCAAGCCATGTTCCGCCAGCACCAGTTCGAGCGGGTGATCCACCTTGCGGCGCAAGCTGGCGTGCGCTACTCCCTGGACAACCCCCACGTCTATGCGGACTCCAACCTGACGGGCTTCGTCAACGTGCTGGAAGGCTGCCGCCAGACCGGCGTGCAGCATCTGCTGTACGCCTCCAGCAGCTCGGTCTACGGCAACAATGCCAAGGTGCCCTTCGCCATCGAGGATGTCGTCGAGCAGCCGATCTCGCTCTACGCCGCCACCAAGCGCGCCAACGAGCTGATGGCGTACACCTACGCCCACCTCTACCGGCTGCCCACCACCGGCTTGCGCTTTTTTACCGTGTACGGCCCCTGGGGCCGCCCGGACATGGCACCCTTCAAGTTCACCAAGGCGATCCTTGAGGGTCAGCCGATCGACATCTACAACCAAGGCGACATGTCGCGGGACTTCACCTACATCGACGACGTCGTCGAAGGCATCATGCGTATCCAGGACTGCCCGCCCCCCTATGCCGACGAGTCCGAACAGGCTCGCCAGGGTGCCCCGGCCAGACTGTTCAACATCGGACTAGGCTCGCCTGTACGGTTGCTGGACTTCGTTGGCTGCATCGAATCGGCCACCGGCATCGAGGCGATCAAGCAGATGAAGCCGATGCAACCCGGCGACGTGTCACAGACCTGGGCCGATGTCAGCGCACTCGCCGTGCGAACGGGGTTCCGCCCCGCTACTCCCTTGCCTGAAGGCGTGGCGCGTTTCGTAGCCTGGTACCGCAGCTTCTATGGCGCCTGA
- a CDS encoding glycosyltransferase family 39 protein: MMLTVIGIYARPLTPIDETRYISVAWEMWLRGDFLVPVKNGLPYSDKPPLLMWLYQAGWAVFGVNEWWPRLVSPLCSAASLWLVYRLARRLWPEQPGVGGMAALVLGSSLLWLIFSTASMFDVLLALLTLVGAHGTLSAAQGKRSGFVVLGLAIALGVLAKGPVIVLHCLPVALLALWWQPALAWRSWLAGLGAAVLLGATIALVWAIPAGLAGGEAYQRAIFWGQTAERMVQSFAHQRPFWWYLPTLPLLLFPWLLWPALWRGSYQLLTEKLDLGSRFCIAWLIPVLLALSLISGKQVHYLLPLFPVFALFAARSLAGRTLAGVAGLPVAAILLGSALLALAAGLIPLPKGFSVPPALPPALLLIALAPVTWLLARRMSNPLPVLAIFAALLVALLQLSFSPALRADYDIAPLASAISSAQTSGLRVANDGIYHDQFHFSGRLERPLLEFTDEERLAEWLQQHPDTLTVMYLKKTEAQAVQSAIVRQGFRGEVAVLLDAPTALRLLAVQLGHPLQISNPARPEPSSDGALRQAAQR, from the coding sequence ATGATGCTGACTGTCATCGGCATCTACGCGCGGCCCCTCACCCCGATCGACGAAACTCGCTATATCAGCGTGGCCTGGGAGATGTGGCTACGCGGCGACTTCCTGGTGCCGGTCAAGAACGGCCTGCCTTACAGCGACAAACCACCGTTGCTGATGTGGCTATACCAGGCCGGCTGGGCCGTGTTCGGCGTCAACGAATGGTGGCCGCGGCTGGTATCTCCACTGTGCTCCGCTGCGAGCCTGTGGCTGGTGTACCGTCTGGCCCGCCGGCTGTGGCCGGAGCAGCCCGGGGTAGGGGGGATGGCCGCGTTGGTGCTGGGCAGTTCGTTGCTGTGGCTGATTTTCTCGACCGCCTCCATGTTCGACGTGCTGCTGGCTCTGCTTACCCTGGTGGGCGCCCATGGCACGCTGAGCGCGGCCCAGGGCAAGCGGAGCGGATTCGTCGTGCTCGGCCTGGCGATCGCGTTGGGCGTACTGGCCAAAGGCCCGGTGATTGTCCTGCATTGCTTGCCGGTGGCCCTGCTCGCATTGTGGTGGCAGCCGGCACTCGCCTGGCGCTCCTGGCTTGCCGGCCTGGGCGCTGCCGTCCTGCTGGGCGCCACCATCGCCCTGGTCTGGGCCATCCCGGCCGGGCTGGCCGGCGGCGAAGCGTACCAGCGGGCAATCTTTTGGGGGCAGACGGCTGAGCGTATGGTTCAGTCGTTTGCCCACCAACGTCCATTCTGGTGGTACCTGCCCACCTTGCCGCTGCTGTTGTTCCCCTGGCTGCTCTGGCCGGCCCTCTGGCGGGGCAGCTACCAGCTGCTGACGGAGAAACTCGACCTCGGCAGCCGCTTCTGCATCGCCTGGCTGATACCGGTGCTTCTGGCGCTCTCGCTAATCAGCGGAAAGCAGGTGCATTACCTGCTGCCGTTGTTCCCGGTCTTTGCACTGTTCGCCGCCCGCAGCCTGGCAGGACGCACTCTGGCCGGTGTTGCCGGACTGCCAGTGGCGGCCATCCTGCTGGGCAGTGCCTTGTTGGCACTGGCTGCCGGACTGATCCCTTTGCCCAAGGGCTTTTCGGTTCCACCTGCACTGCCGCCGGCGCTTCTGCTCATCGCGCTGGCCCCGGTTACCTGGCTGCTGGCCCGGCGCATGTCGAACCCACTGCCGGTGTTGGCCATCTTTGCTGCGCTGCTGGTGGCGTTGCTGCAGCTGTCGTTTTCCCCAGCCCTGCGTGCTGACTACGATATTGCCCCCCTGGCGAGCGCGATCAGCAGCGCGCAGACCAGTGGGCTCAGGGTTGCGAATGACGGCATCTATCACGACCAGTTCCACTTCTCCGGGCGACTGGAGCGTCCTCTGCTGGAGTTCACCGATGAAGAGCGTCTGGCCGAGTGGCTGCAGCAACACCCCGACACCTTGACCGTCATGTACCTGAAGAAGACTGAGGCACAGGCCGTGCAGTCCGCCATTGTCCGGCAAGGTTTTCGCGGAGAAGTCGCCGTCTTGCTGGACGCCCCGACTGCGCTCAGGCTGTTGGCGGTACAACTAGGCCACCCGCTGCAGATCAGCAATCCGGCTCGCCCAGAGCCGTCATCTGACGGGGCACTGAGACAGGCGGCGCAGAGGTGA